From Saccharothrix espanaensis DSM 44229, the proteins below share one genomic window:
- the bioD gene encoding dethiobiotin synthase — MSVLVITGTGTEVGKTVVVAALAALAAADGRRVAVLKPAQTGIAEGEPGDLAEVVRLAGQVTTRELRRYPEPLAPATAARRVGAPTVHPSEVAAAAVALDSTHDLVLVEGAGGLLVHFDDEGTTIADAAWALNAPVLVVAHAGLGTLNMTALTAEALLHRGLESPGVIIGRWPTTPDLAALCNLQDLPEAAGGPLLGVLPDGAATLPRQEFLDMARTSLSPWFGGTFDPDKFAAPHTC; from the coding sequence GTGAGCGTCCTCGTGATCACCGGAACGGGAACCGAGGTCGGCAAGACCGTGGTGGTCGCCGCGTTGGCCGCCCTGGCAGCCGCCGACGGCCGTCGGGTGGCCGTACTCAAGCCCGCGCAGACCGGCATCGCCGAAGGCGAGCCGGGAGACCTGGCCGAGGTGGTCCGCCTCGCGGGCCAGGTCACCACCCGTGAGCTGCGCAGATACCCGGAACCCCTGGCCCCCGCGACAGCCGCCCGAAGGGTCGGGGCCCCGACCGTCCACCCGAGCGAGGTGGCAGCGGCGGCCGTGGCCCTGGACAGCACCCACGACCTGGTGCTGGTCGAAGGCGCGGGCGGCCTCCTGGTCCACTTCGACGACGAGGGCACCACCATCGCCGACGCGGCCTGGGCCCTGAACGCCCCCGTCCTGGTGGTGGCCCACGCAGGTCTGGGCACCCTCAACATGACAGCTCTGACCGCCGAAGCCCTCCTGCACAGGGGCCTGGAATCCCCAGGCGTGATCATCGGCCGCTGGCCGACGACCCCGGACCTGGCCGCCCTCTGCAACCTTCAAGACCTCCCAGAAGCGGCAGGCGGCCCCCTCCTGGGAGTCCTACCGGACGGCGCGGCCACCCTCCCCCGCCAAGAGTTCCTGGACATGGCCCGAACCTCCCTGTCCCCGTGGTTCGGCGGCACCTTCGACCCAGACAAATTCGCCGCCCCCCACACCTGCTAA
- the bioB gene encoding biotin synthase BioB: MTAAPEQVDVLGVAREQVLERGVGLSEEQVLEVLQLSDDRIPELLELAHQVRMRWCGPEVEVEGIVSLKTGGCPEDCHFCSQSGQFPSPVRSAWLDIPGLVRAARQTAETGATEFCIVAAVRGPDKRLLSQVRDGIKAIRDDGNDIQIACSLGMLTQEQVDELVAMGVHRYNHNLETARSHFPNVVTTHSWEERWDTLRMVRDAGMEVCCGGIIGMGETLGQRAEFAVQLASLEPDEVPLNFLIPNPGTPYENYPVVEGPEALRAVGAFRLALPRTILRFAGGRELTFGDLGAKQGMLGGINAIIVGNYLTNLGRPAQDDLDMLEELSMPIKELSKTL; this comes from the coding sequence GTGACCGCAGCCCCCGAGCAGGTCGATGTCCTGGGCGTTGCCCGTGAGCAGGTGCTGGAGCGCGGCGTCGGTCTGTCCGAGGAGCAGGTGCTCGAAGTGCTCCAGTTGTCCGACGACCGGATCCCCGAGTTGCTCGAACTCGCCCACCAGGTGCGGATGCGCTGGTGCGGGCCCGAGGTCGAGGTCGAGGGGATCGTGTCGCTCAAGACCGGTGGCTGTCCTGAGGACTGCCACTTCTGCTCGCAGTCCGGCCAGTTCCCCTCGCCGGTGCGTTCCGCGTGGCTCGACATCCCGGGGCTGGTCCGGGCCGCTCGGCAGACCGCCGAGACCGGGGCCACCGAGTTCTGCATCGTGGCCGCCGTGCGCGGGCCCGACAAGCGGCTGCTCTCCCAGGTCCGGGACGGGATCAAGGCGATCCGGGACGACGGCAACGACATCCAGATCGCCTGCTCGCTCGGCATGCTGACCCAGGAGCAGGTCGACGAGCTGGTCGCGATGGGCGTCCACCGCTACAACCACAACCTGGAGACCGCCCGCTCGCACTTCCCGAACGTCGTCACCACCCACTCCTGGGAAGAGCGCTGGGACACCCTGCGCATGGTCCGCGACGCCGGCATGGAGGTCTGCTGCGGCGGGATCATCGGCATGGGGGAGACGCTCGGCCAGCGCGCCGAGTTCGCGGTCCAGCTCGCCTCGCTCGAACCGGACGAGGTGCCGTTGAACTTCCTGATCCCCAACCCCGGCACGCCTTACGAGAACTACCCCGTCGTGGAGGGCCCGGAGGCGCTGCGGGCGGTGGGTGCGTTCCGGCTCGCGTTGCCGCGCACGATCCTGCGGTTCGCGGGCGGTCGGGAGCTCACGTTCGGTGACCTCGGCGCGAAGCAGGGCATGCTCGGCGGCATCAACGCGATCATCGTCGGCAACTACCTCACGAACCTGGGACGACCGGCGCAGGACGACTTGGACATGCTCGAAGAGCTCTCTATGCCGATCAAGGAGCTGAGCAAGACCCTGTAA
- a CDS encoding NUDIX hydrolase: MGLAEHEVVAAVLQVRAGSLQVMLWERAREPHAHRWSLPGGGLGPEEDVEASIRRQLAEKVDVRQLSHVEQLAVFSAPDRVPGPRVVATAFLGLVPSDTDPVVPSDTAWHPVDALPATAFDHEAICRRARNRLASKLSYTNLGFALAPPEFTISALRSLYSAALGYQVSATNLQRVLSRRGLLEPTGAVAPVGPSGGRPAALFRFVSGQMRITDPFAVLRPPSSRNLGT; this comes from the coding sequence GTGGGTCTCGCGGAACATGAGGTAGTGGCCGCAGTGCTCCAGGTGAGAGCCGGATCACTCCAGGTCATGTTGTGGGAGCGCGCGCGGGAACCGCACGCTCACCGCTGGTCACTGCCCGGCGGCGGACTCGGTCCCGAAGAGGACGTCGAGGCATCGATCCGGCGTCAACTGGCGGAAAAAGTCGATGTGCGACAACTGTCACACGTCGAACAGCTCGCCGTCTTCAGCGCGCCCGACCGCGTCCCCGGCCCGCGCGTGGTCGCGACCGCGTTCCTCGGCCTGGTCCCGTCCGACACCGATCCCGTGGTGCCGTCGGACACCGCGTGGCACCCCGTCGACGCCCTGCCCGCGACGGCGTTCGACCACGAGGCGATCTGCCGGCGGGCGCGCAACCGGCTCGCGTCCAAGCTGTCCTACACCAACCTGGGCTTCGCGCTGGCCCCGCCGGAGTTCACGATCTCCGCGCTGCGGTCGCTGTACTCGGCGGCGCTGGGGTACCAGGTGTCGGCGACGAACCTGCAACGCGTGCTGTCCCGCCGCGGGCTGCTGGAGCCCACCGGAGCGGTCGCCCCGGTCGGCCCGTCCGGCGGCCGGCCGGCCGCGCTGTTCCGGTTCGTTTCCGGGCAGATGCGGATCACCGACCCGTTCGCCGTGCTGAGGCCACCCAGCAGCCGTAATTTGGGGACGTGA
- a CDS encoding DUF2567 domain-containing protein produces the protein MAEQPVDERAAPVRVPPVFIYRYEPPRPRVVVKADLLPAFAVLSTIALFGLPAGWLWAWLAPPQNVVIAQDASLVPVTGESYHRLDGLMLFVLIGLGAGLLTGIAVWLLRERRGPVVLIGAILGGGVAAYLAQRTGIGSAGGKYPPPDAPEVGDVIALAPVLEVWWGVLAWPLSAALAYGCLAAWNGLDDLGRRLG, from the coding sequence GTGGCGGAGCAACCGGTGGACGAGCGGGCCGCGCCTGTTCGCGTGCCACCCGTTTTCATCTACCGCTACGAGCCGCCGCGCCCGCGCGTGGTGGTGAAGGCCGATCTGCTGCCCGCGTTCGCGGTGCTGTCGACGATCGCGCTGTTCGGGCTGCCCGCCGGGTGGTTGTGGGCGTGGCTCGCGCCGCCGCAGAACGTGGTGATCGCGCAGGACGCGTCGCTCGTCCCGGTCACCGGGGAGAGCTACCACCGGCTCGACGGCCTGATGCTGTTCGTGCTGATCGGACTGGGCGCGGGCCTGTTGACCGGGATCGCGGTGTGGCTGCTGCGGGAACGCCGGGGACCGGTCGTGCTGATCGGGGCGATCCTGGGCGGCGGGGTGGCCGCCTACCTGGCGCAGCGCACCGGGATCGGGTCGGCGGGCGGCAAGTACCCGCCGCCGGACGCGCCCGAGGTGGGCGACGTGATCGCCCTCGCCCCGGTGCTGGAAGTCTGGTGGGGCGTGCTGGCGTGGCCCTTGAGCGCGGCGCTGGCGTACGGCTGCCTGGCGGCCTGGAACGGGCTGGACGACCTGGGTCGCCGGCTCGGCTGA
- the bsaP gene encoding biotin synthase auxiliary protein BsaP produces the protein MVSGGVVSGTAVFCGYCGKELGGLDHGACALRLRVIDPPRFCSACARRMVVQVTPSGWAATCSRHGEITSAR, from the coding sequence GTGGTGAGTGGGGGAGTGGTGAGTGGGACTGCTGTCTTCTGCGGCTACTGCGGCAAGGAACTCGGGGGACTGGATCACGGGGCGTGTGCGTTGCGTCTTCGGGTGATCGATCCGCCTCGGTTCTGCTCTGCGTGTGCGCGTCGGATGGTGGTGCAGGTGACGCCGTCTGGCTGGGCCGCCACGTGCAGCCGACACGGGGAGATCACCTCCGCGCGGTAA
- a CDS encoding MFS transporter, producing the protein MSSSSTTESVKSDGGPFAWFHTLGRNGKRAFVGAFGGYGLDSYDFQVLPLGLVAITAYFGISTGQAGLLTTVTLVVSAIGGAIAGILADRIGRVRTLMITVITYAVFTVLCGFATSYETLLVFRALQGLGFGGEWAAGAILVAEYCKPQYRGRTVAFIQSSWAVGWALSVLVYTLVFNLFPPEVAWRVLFWTGALPAILIIYIRRTVKDAPEATERRTSSAEKGSFTAIFKGGLARTTLLAALLATGVQGGYYTLATWLPTFLKTERGLTVIGTGGYLAFLISGAFIGYVCGGYVTDWWGRKKTFALFSVLSAGLIMLYTQIPPGANTTILFLGFPLGFCMSAIFSGFGSFLAELYPTALRGTGQGFTYNFGRAVGALFPALVGFMAERMGVGGAMIFGAIAYGIAVLALLGLPETKGRELL; encoded by the coding sequence ATGAGCAGCAGCAGCACAACGGAGAGCGTCAAGAGCGACGGCGGCCCGTTCGCCTGGTTCCACACCCTCGGTCGCAACGGGAAACGGGCCTTCGTCGGCGCGTTCGGCGGCTACGGACTGGACTCGTACGACTTCCAGGTCCTACCGCTCGGCCTGGTCGCGATCACCGCCTACTTCGGCATCAGCACGGGCCAGGCGGGCCTGCTCACCACGGTCACCCTCGTGGTCAGCGCCATCGGCGGCGCGATCGCGGGCATCCTCGCCGACCGGATCGGCCGGGTCCGCACCCTCATGATCACGGTGATCACCTACGCCGTGTTCACCGTCCTGTGCGGCTTCGCCACCAGCTACGAGACGCTGCTCGTCTTCCGCGCCCTCCAGGGCCTGGGCTTCGGCGGCGAGTGGGCGGCCGGCGCGATCCTCGTCGCCGAGTACTGCAAACCCCAGTACCGGGGCCGGACGGTCGCGTTCATCCAGAGCTCATGGGCGGTCGGCTGGGCGCTGTCCGTCCTGGTCTACACGCTCGTGTTCAACCTGTTCCCGCCGGAAGTCGCGTGGCGCGTGCTGTTCTGGACCGGCGCCCTGCCCGCGATCCTGATCATCTACATCCGTCGCACCGTCAAGGACGCCCCCGAAGCCACCGAACGTCGCACCAGCAGCGCCGAGAAAGGCTCGTTCACCGCGATCTTCAAGGGCGGCCTGGCCCGCACGACCCTGTTGGCCGCACTGCTCGCCACCGGCGTCCAAGGCGGCTACTACACGCTGGCCACCTGGCTCCCGACGTTCCTCAAGACCGAACGCGGCCTGACCGTCATCGGCACCGGCGGGTACCTGGCGTTCCTGATCTCCGGCGCGTTCATCGGGTACGTCTGCGGCGGGTACGTCACCGACTGGTGGGGGCGCAAGAAGACCTTCGCGCTGTTCTCCGTCCTGTCGGCGGGGCTGATCATGCTCTACACGCAGATCCCGCCCGGCGCGAACACCACGATCCTGTTCCTCGGCTTCCCGCTCGGGTTCTGCATGTCGGCGATCTTCAGCGGGTTCGGGTCGTTCCTCGCCGAGCTCTACCCGACCGCGCTGCGCGGCACCGGTCAGGGCTTCACCTACAACTTCGGCCGCGCGGTCGGCGCGCTGTTCCCCGCCCTGGTCGGGTTCATGGCCGAGCGGATGGGCGTCGGCGGCGCGATGATCTTCGGCGCGATCGCGTACGGCATCGCCGTGCTGGCGCTGCTCGGCCTGCCCGAGACGAAGGGACGGGAACTGCTGTGA
- a CDS encoding putative hydro-lyase, which produces MTTGTPRHVRRTATGPTAGLADGYAQANLIAVPQDWAYEVLLFAQRNPKPCPVLNVTDPGSPRTALAPDADLRRDLPRYRVWRDGELTAEPTDATAHWRDDLVAFLIGCSFTFESALARAGVPLRHVDQGRNVPMYVTDRECRPAGRLHGPMVVSMRYVPADLVEQAREITARMPAVHGAPVHVGDPSALGVKDLDQPDFGDATTPHDGDVPMFWACGVTPQAAVMASAPPFAITHAPGHMFVTDIRDDTYRV; this is translated from the coding sequence GTGACCACCGGGACACCGCGGCACGTCCGCCGCACCGCGACCGGCCCGACCGCCGGCCTGGCCGACGGCTACGCGCAGGCCAACCTGATCGCCGTGCCGCAGGACTGGGCGTACGAGGTGCTGCTGTTCGCCCAGCGCAACCCGAAGCCGTGCCCGGTGCTGAACGTGACGGACCCCGGTTCGCCGCGCACCGCCCTCGCCCCGGACGCCGACCTGCGCCGCGACCTGCCCCGCTACCGGGTGTGGCGGGACGGCGAACTGACCGCCGAACCCACCGACGCGACCGCGCACTGGCGCGACGACCTGGTGGCGTTCCTGATCGGGTGCAGCTTCACCTTCGAGTCCGCCCTCGCCCGCGCCGGCGTCCCGCTGCGCCACGTCGACCAGGGCCGCAACGTGCCGATGTACGTCACCGACCGCGAATGCCGCCCGGCGGGCCGCCTGCACGGCCCGATGGTGGTCAGCATGAGGTACGTCCCGGCGGACCTGGTCGAGCAGGCCCGGGAGATCACCGCCCGGATGCCCGCCGTCCACGGCGCTCCCGTGCACGTGGGCGACCCGTCAGCCCTGGGCGTGAAAGACCTCGACCAGCCCGATTTCGGCGACGCGACCACGCCGCACGACGGTGACGTGCCGATGTTCTGGGCGTGCGGCGTCACCCCGCAGGCGGCCGTGATGGCGTCCGCACCGCCGTTCGCGATCACCCACGCACCAGGGCACATGTTCGTCACCGACATCCGAGACGACACCTACCGCGTCTGA
- a CDS encoding LON peptidase substrate-binding domain-containing protein codes for MTTTLPLFPLGTVLLPGTSLPLHVFEPRYRQLAVDLVTEKLPDRSFGVIAIRQGWEVGPGNATALHAVGCEALLRDAKPLPDGRFDLATTGGRRFRLVGVDAESAPYLLGEVEWLADVPAPAEVAEVLPLLTEGAVAAFRRYRDAAFEDDPAVPATDDLAYALANDCLLTLEDRQHLLEERSEARRLRLVRKMMHREAGIVAALHAVPAPLADLGHLPHRN; via the coding sequence GTGACCACGACGCTCCCGCTGTTCCCGCTGGGTACCGTGCTGCTGCCGGGGACGTCGCTTCCGCTGCACGTCTTCGAGCCCCGCTACCGGCAGCTGGCCGTGGACCTGGTGACCGAGAAGCTGCCGGACCGCAGTTTCGGCGTGATCGCCATCCGGCAGGGCTGGGAGGTCGGGCCGGGCAACGCGACGGCGCTGCACGCGGTCGGCTGCGAAGCCCTCCTGCGCGACGCCAAACCGTTGCCGGACGGGCGGTTCGACCTGGCCACCACCGGCGGGCGGCGGTTCCGGCTGGTCGGCGTTGACGCCGAGAGCGCGCCCTACCTGCTGGGCGAGGTGGAATGGCTGGCCGACGTCCCCGCGCCCGCCGAGGTCGCCGAAGTCCTGCCGCTGCTGACCGAGGGCGCGGTGGCGGCGTTCCGCCGGTACCGGGACGCGGCGTTCGAGGACGACCCCGCCGTGCCGGCGACCGACGACCTGGCGTACGCGCTGGCCAACGACTGCCTGCTCACCCTGGAGGACCGCCAGCACCTCCTGGAGGAACGCTCCGAAGCCCGCCGCCTCCGCCTGGTGCGCAAGATGATGCACCGCGAAGCCGGCATCGTCGCCGCCCTCCACGCCGTCCCCGCCCCGCTCGCCGACCTCGGCCACCTCCCCCACCGCAACTGA
- a CDS encoding adenosylmethionine--8-amino-7-oxononanoate transaminase: protein MERDELLKLDQAHVWHPYGPMPGTHQPLVVSAAEGVRLRLDDGRELVDGMSSWWAAIHGYRHPVLDAAVRDQLGRMSHVMFGGLTHEPAVALCAKLVDITPEPLRHVFLCDSGSVSVEVAVKMALQHWRSQGRPEKRRLLTWRGGYHGDTFQPMSVCDPEGGMHSLWRGVLPDQVFASAPPRDLDTAYVEELARLIEEHASELAAVIVEPVVQGAGGMRFHDPRYLHVLRELTLTHDVLLIFDEIATGFGRTGELFAADHAAVSPDIMCLGKALTGGYLSMAATLCTSLVADGISRGDVPVLAHGPTFMGNPLASAVALASVELLLSQDWRTSVARISAGLRTGLADAPGDVRVLGAIGVVQLDHQVDLAAATAAAVDHGVWLRPFRDLIYTMPPFISTDDDVAAICRAVVAAARA from the coding sequence GTGGAGCGCGATGAGCTGCTGAAACTGGACCAGGCGCACGTCTGGCACCCGTACGGCCCGATGCCGGGCACCCACCAGCCGCTGGTCGTCAGCGCGGCCGAGGGTGTCCGGCTCCGGCTGGACGACGGACGCGAACTGGTCGACGGCATGTCCTCCTGGTGGGCCGCCATCCACGGCTACCGGCACCCCGTCCTCGACGCCGCAGTCCGCGACCAGCTCGGCCGGATGAGCCACGTCATGTTCGGCGGCCTCACCCACGAACCCGCCGTGGCCCTGTGCGCGAAACTCGTCGACATCACCCCCGAACCGCTGCGGCACGTGTTTCTGTGCGACTCCGGGTCGGTGTCGGTCGAAGTCGCCGTCAAGATGGCGCTGCAGCACTGGCGGTCCCAAGGCCGGCCGGAGAAGCGGCGGCTGCTCACCTGGCGCGGCGGCTACCACGGCGACACCTTCCAGCCGATGTCCGTGTGCGACCCCGAAGGCGGGATGCACTCGCTGTGGCGCGGCGTCCTGCCCGACCAGGTCTTCGCCTCCGCCCCGCCGCGCGACCTGGACACCGCGTACGTCGAAGAACTCGCGCGGCTGATCGAAGAGCACGCGTCCGAACTCGCCGCCGTCATTGTGGAACCCGTCGTGCAGGGCGCGGGCGGCATGCGGTTCCACGACCCCCGGTACCTGCACGTGCTGCGCGAACTCACGCTCACCCACGACGTGCTGCTGATCTTCGACGAGATCGCCACCGGCTTCGGCCGCACCGGCGAGCTGTTCGCCGCCGACCACGCCGCCGTCAGCCCGGACATCATGTGCCTCGGCAAGGCGCTCACCGGCGGGTACCTGTCGATGGCGGCCACGCTGTGCACGTCCCTGGTGGCCGACGGGATCTCGCGCGGCGACGTGCCGGTGCTGGCGCACGGGCCGACGTTCATGGGCAACCCGCTCGCGTCCGCGGTGGCGCTGGCGTCCGTCGAACTCCTGCTGTCGCAGGACTGGCGGACCTCCGTCGCCCGCATCTCCGCCGGCCTCCGGACCGGCCTGGCCGACGCGCCCGGCGACGTGCGGGTGCTGGGCGCGATCGGCGTCGTCCAACTGGACCACCAGGTGGACCTGGCGGCGGCGACGGCGGCGGCCGTGGACCACGGGGTGTGGCTGCGGCCGTTCCGCGACCTGATCTACACCATGCCGCCGTTCATCAGCACGGACGACGACGTCGCCGCGATCTGCCGAGCGGTGGTGGCGGCGGCCCGAGCCTGA
- a CDS encoding L-aspartate oxidase, giving the protein MNTPLWEARADLVVVGTGVAGLTAALRARELGLRVLVVTKGDQPDGNTRWAQGGVAVVLPGEHDEGDTVDAHVRDTLTAGAGLCDEVAVDAIIAGGPAAVQRLRERGAVFDAARDGRLARTREGGHSAFRVVHAGGDATGAEVERALLAAASDGRVPVLERHIAVDAVRTPLGQVCGLLVLDSHGVPGVLTAPAVLLASGGLGQLYQATSNPEVATGDGLALALRAGAVAADVEFVQFHPTVLYTGRGARGRCPLVTEAVRGEGAVLVDATGARVMRGVHPLEDLAPRDVVAAAITRHMAGAPGGVDDHVFLDATGISDFARRFPTVHAACVTAGVDPAAQPIPVAPAAHFACGGVVSDVDGRTGVTGLYAAGEVARTGLHGANRLASNSLLEGLVVGTRAAEAVAADLALGVLARCTGSAELPVAPVADRDSLQRVMSRYAAIGRDAEGLAVVGSVLDLSTVDRRLDTRELVEDAALTVAARALIAAAAQRTESRGCHVRTDFTERDDVGWRRSQVVRLTPSGQPVLADPVTAGAVAGAGVAGAVAEVVAAVVGGAGFSRGVA; this is encoded by the coding sequence GTGAACACCCCGCTGTGGGAGGCCCGCGCCGACCTGGTGGTGGTCGGCACGGGCGTCGCGGGTCTGACGGCGGCGCTGCGCGCGCGTGAGCTCGGACTGCGGGTCCTGGTCGTGACCAAGGGCGACCAGCCCGACGGCAACACCCGCTGGGCGCAGGGCGGCGTGGCCGTCGTCCTGCCCGGTGAGCACGACGAGGGCGACACGGTCGACGCGCACGTCCGCGACACGCTCACCGCGGGTGCGGGCCTGTGCGACGAGGTCGCGGTGGACGCGATCATCGCGGGCGGACCCGCTGCGGTGCAACGGTTGCGGGAGCGCGGAGCGGTGTTCGACGCCGCGCGGGACGGCCGGTTGGCGCGCACTCGCGAGGGCGGGCACAGCGCGTTCCGGGTGGTGCACGCGGGCGGCGACGCGACCGGCGCGGAGGTGGAGCGGGCGCTGCTCGCGGCGGCCTCCGACGGCCGGGTCCCGGTGCTGGAGCGGCACATCGCGGTGGACGCCGTGCGCACGCCGCTCGGCCAGGTGTGCGGGCTGCTGGTGCTGGACTCGCACGGCGTGCCGGGCGTGCTGACCGCGCCCGCCGTGCTGCTGGCCAGCGGTGGTCTGGGGCAGCTCTACCAGGCCACGTCCAACCCGGAGGTGGCCACCGGCGACGGGCTGGCGCTCGCGCTGCGGGCCGGCGCCGTCGCGGCGGACGTGGAGTTCGTGCAGTTCCACCCGACTGTCCTCTACACCGGGCGGGGCGCGCGCGGCCGGTGCCCGCTGGTCACCGAGGCGGTGCGCGGTGAAGGCGCGGTGCTGGTGGACGCGACCGGCGCGCGGGTCATGCGCGGGGTGCACCCGCTGGAGGACCTCGCGCCCCGGGACGTGGTGGCGGCGGCGATCACCCGGCACATGGCGGGCGCGCCCGGCGGCGTGGACGACCACGTCTTCCTCGACGCCACCGGCATCTCCGACTTCGCGCGGCGGTTCCCGACGGTGCACGCGGCCTGCGTGACGGCGGGTGTCGACCCGGCCGCCCAGCCCATCCCGGTCGCCCCGGCGGCGCACTTCGCGTGCGGCGGCGTGGTGTCCGATGTGGACGGACGGACCGGTGTGACCGGGCTGTACGCGGCGGGCGAGGTGGCGCGGACCGGTCTGCACGGCGCGAACCGCCTGGCGTCCAACAGCCTGCTGGAAGGTCTGGTGGTCGGCACGCGGGCCGCCGAGGCGGTGGCGGCCGACCTCGCGCTGGGCGTCTTGGCCCGCTGCACGGGCAGCGCGGAGCTGCCGGTGGCCCCAGTCGCGGATCGGGACTCTTTGCAGCGGGTGATGTCTCGGTACGCGGCGATCGGCCGGGACGCCGAAGGTCTCGCGGTGGTCGGCTCGGTGCTCGATCTGTCCACTGTGGACCGTCGGCTGGACACCCGGGAACTGGTGGAGGACGCGGCGCTCACCGTGGCGGCGCGGGCGCTGATCGCGGCGGCGGCGCAGCGCACCGAGTCGCGCGGCTGCCACGTGCGGACCGACTTCACCGAGCGCGACGACGTGGGGTGGCGGCGCAGCCAGGTGGTGCGGCTCACCCCGTCCGGCCAGCCGGTGCTGGCCGATCCGGTGACGGCCGGTGCGGTCGCCGGTGCCGGGGTGGCGGGCGCGGTTGCCGAGGTGGTTGCCGCGGTGGTCGGTGGGGCCGGGTTTTCAAGGGGTGTGGCATGA
- a CDS encoding glutaredoxin family protein, whose translation MSEIVLYGADWCGDCRRAKAWLREHEVPFTDVDVEHDDAARDKAIEIAGGRKNIPVIVLPDGAVLVEPTTTQLAQAIKR comes from the coding sequence ATGAGTGAGATCGTTCTCTACGGTGCGGACTGGTGCGGGGACTGCCGGCGGGCCAAGGCTTGGCTGCGGGAGCACGAAGTGCCGTTCACGGACGTCGACGTGGAGCACGACGACGCCGCCCGGGACAAGGCCATCGAGATCGCGGGCGGGCGCAAGAACATCCCGGTGATCGTGCTGCCGGACGGGGCGGTGCTTGTCGAGCCCACCACCACCCAACTCGCCCAAGCCATCAAGCGATAA
- the nadA gene encoding quinolinate synthase NadA → MVATAYVERTSDGAYDGIAPDAAWRDEVLELARKQDAVILAHNYQLPEIQDIAHHTGDSLALSRIAAASDASTIVFCGVHFMAETAKILAPHKTVLIPDERAGCSLADSITGEQLRAWKAEHPGAVVVSYVNTTAEVKAETDICCTSSNAVDVVASVPADREVLFLPDQFLGAHVKRETGRENLHIWAGECHVHAGINGPELAERAAANPDADLFIHPECGCATSALYLAGEGTVPAEKVKILSTGDMITAARATSAKSVLVATEIGMLHQLRRAAPEIDFRAVNDRASCRYMKMITPTALLRCLREGRDEVHVDLATAERARGAVRRMIEIGQPGGGE, encoded by the coding sequence ATGGTCGCTACCGCCTATGTGGAGCGAACCTCTGACGGTGCGTACGACGGCATCGCGCCGGACGCCGCGTGGCGGGACGAGGTGCTGGAGCTGGCGCGCAAGCAGGACGCGGTCATCCTCGCGCACAACTACCAGCTCCCCGAGATCCAGGACATCGCGCACCACACCGGTGACTCGCTGGCGCTGAGCCGCATCGCCGCCGCGAGCGACGCGTCCACCATCGTGTTCTGCGGCGTGCACTTCATGGCCGAGACCGCGAAGATCCTGGCACCCCACAAGACCGTGCTGATCCCGGACGAGCGGGCGGGTTGCTCCCTGGCCGACTCGATCACCGGTGAGCAGCTGCGGGCGTGGAAGGCCGAGCACCCCGGCGCGGTCGTCGTGTCCTACGTGAACACCACCGCCGAGGTGAAGGCGGAGACCGACATCTGCTGCACGTCGTCGAACGCCGTGGACGTGGTCGCCTCCGTCCCGGCCGACCGCGAGGTGCTGTTCCTGCCCGACCAGTTCCTGGGCGCGCACGTCAAGCGCGAGACCGGCCGGGAGAACCTGCACATCTGGGCGGGCGAGTGCCACGTCCACGCGGGCATCAACGGCCCGGAGCTGGCCGAGCGCGCGGCGGCGAACCCGGACGCCGACCTGTTCATCCACCCCGAGTGCGGGTGCGCCACCTCGGCGCTCTACCTCGCGGGCGAGGGCACCGTCCCGGCGGAGAAGGTCAAGATCCTCTCGACCGGCGACATGATCACCGCCGCCCGCGCCACCAGCGCCAAGTCGGTCCTGGTGGCCACCGAGATCGGGATGCTGCACCAGCTCCGCCGGGCCGCGCCGGAGATCGACTTCCGCGCGGTCAACGACCGGGCGTCCTGCCGGTACATGAAGATGATCACGCCGACCGCCCTGCTGCGCTGCCTGCGCGAGGGCCGTGACGAGGTGCACGTCGACCTGGCCACCGCCGAGCGGGCCCGGGGCGCGGTGCGGCGGATGATCGAGATCGGCCAGCCCGGCGGCGGCGAGTGA